In Streptomyces sp. RFCAC02, the following proteins share a genomic window:
- the htpX gene encoding zinc metalloprotease HtpX has product MARTRYAPDRGLTQRMVLTMFLIGLLWVVFVGVLIAALGNSWPMIVVIAGVVFVLQFWFSDRIAAFGMGAREVTPAQAPELHGAVDRLCALADMPKPRVAIAATDVPNAFATGRSRKKSLVCATTGLLRRLEPDELEGVLAHELSHVAHRDVAVMTVAGFLGVVAGLITRMALWTGLGRSRGNNQNVALILVPLVSAVVYVISFLLTRLLSRYRELSADRAGALLTGRPSALASALTKVSGQMGRIPTRDLRQAEPFNAFFFAPAVTGESLSRLLSSHPTLEQRLDRLARLSGELGRP; this is encoded by the coding sequence GTGGCCAGGACCCGGTACGCGCCCGACCGAGGACTCACGCAGCGCATGGTTCTCACCATGTTCCTGATCGGGCTGCTGTGGGTCGTCTTCGTGGGCGTCCTGATCGCCGCCCTCGGGAACAGCTGGCCGATGATCGTGGTGATCGCCGGGGTCGTGTTCGTGCTCCAGTTCTGGTTCAGCGACCGGATCGCCGCGTTCGGCATGGGCGCCCGCGAGGTCACGCCCGCGCAGGCGCCCGAGCTGCACGGCGCCGTGGACCGGCTGTGCGCCCTCGCCGACATGCCCAAGCCGCGCGTCGCCATCGCCGCCACCGACGTGCCCAACGCGTTCGCCACCGGCCGCAGCCGCAAGAAGTCCCTGGTCTGCGCCACGACCGGCCTGCTGCGCCGCCTGGAGCCCGACGAGCTGGAGGGGGTGCTCGCCCACGAGCTGTCGCACGTGGCGCACCGCGACGTGGCGGTCATGACGGTCGCCGGGTTCCTCGGCGTCGTGGCGGGCCTCATCACCCGGATGGCCCTGTGGACCGGCCTCGGCCGCTCCCGCGGCAACAACCAGAACGTCGCGCTGATCCTCGTCCCGCTGGTCAGCGCCGTCGTCTACGTGATCAGCTTCCTGCTCACGCGGCTGCTCTCGCGCTACCGCGAGCTGTCCGCCGACCGGGCCGGGGCGCTGCTCACCGGCCGGCCCTCGGCCCTGGCGTCAGCGCTGACCAAGGTGTCGGGCCAGATGGGCCGCATCCCGACGCGCGACCTGCGGCAGGCGGAACCGTTCAACGCCTTCTTCTTCGCCCCGGCCGTCACCGGCGAGAGCCTGAGCAGGCTGCTCTCGTCCCACCCGACGCTGGAGCAGCGGCTCGACCGGCTCGCCCGCCTCTCGGGCGAGCTGGGCCGCCCCTGA
- a CDS encoding NAD+ synthase produces the protein MPQLRLALNQIDATVGDLSGNADAVLRWTRHGVEQGAHLVAFPEMMLTGYPVEDLALRSSFVAASRTALRDLAARLRDEGLGDVPVVLGYLDRSEDTPARAGLPAGAPRNAAAVLHRGEVALSFAKHHLPNYGVFDEFRYFVRGDTMPVVRVGGVDVALAICEDLWQDGGRVPAARAAGAGLLLSINASPYEVAKDDTRLDLVRRRATEAGCALAYLAMVGGQDELVFDGDSIVVDASGEVVARAPQFAEECLLLDLDLPAAAQEPPSGETYDGLRIDHRILSAAPVAPYTPEYPGGEAERMEDAEEMYRALVTGLAAYVRKNGFRSVLIGLSGGIDSALVAAIACDAVGAENVYGLAMPSRYSSEHSLDDARELADRTGLSLRTVPIGPMFDAYMASVELTGLAEENLQSRLRGTLLMAVSNQEGHLVLAPGNKSELAVGYSTLYGDSVGAYGPIKDLYKTGVYRLARWRNDAAARSGGTPPIPENSITKPPSAELSPGQVDTDSLPDYDTLDRVLEMYVDGDRGRAEIVAAGFGPDLVTRVLKLVDTAEYKRRQYPPGTKISPKGFGKDRRLPITNRWREDGLPG, from the coding sequence GTGCCTCAGCTACGACTCGCTCTCAACCAGATCGACGCGACCGTCGGTGACCTGTCCGGCAACGCCGACGCCGTCCTGCGCTGGACGCGGCACGGTGTCGAGCAGGGCGCGCACCTGGTCGCCTTCCCCGAGATGATGCTGACCGGCTACCCGGTCGAGGACCTCGCCCTGCGGTCCTCGTTCGTGGCCGCCAGCCGCACCGCGCTGCGCGACCTCGCGGCCCGGCTGCGGGACGAGGGCCTCGGCGATGTGCCCGTCGTCCTCGGCTACCTGGACCGCTCCGAGGACACGCCGGCGCGTGCCGGACTGCCGGCCGGCGCGCCCCGCAACGCCGCCGCCGTCCTGCACCGCGGCGAGGTGGCCCTGTCGTTCGCTAAGCACCACCTGCCGAACTACGGGGTGTTCGACGAGTTCCGCTACTTCGTCCGCGGCGACACGATGCCGGTGGTCCGGGTCGGCGGCGTCGACGTCGCGCTCGCGATCTGCGAGGACCTGTGGCAGGACGGGGGCCGCGTCCCGGCGGCCCGGGCGGCCGGTGCCGGCCTCCTGCTGTCGATCAACGCCTCCCCGTACGAGGTGGCCAAGGACGACACCCGCCTCGACCTGGTCCGCCGCCGCGCGACCGAGGCCGGCTGCGCGCTGGCGTACCTGGCGATGGTCGGCGGCCAGGACGAGCTGGTGTTCGACGGCGACTCGATCGTGGTGGACGCGTCCGGCGAGGTCGTCGCGCGCGCCCCGCAGTTCGCCGAGGAGTGCCTGCTGCTCGACCTGGACCTCCCGGCCGCCGCGCAGGAACCGCCGTCCGGCGAGACGTACGACGGGCTGCGGATCGACCACCGGATTCTGTCCGCCGCGCCCGTCGCCCCCTACACGCCCGAGTACCCGGGCGGGGAGGCCGAGCGGATGGAGGACGCGGAGGAGATGTACCGCGCGCTCGTCACCGGGCTGGCCGCGTACGTCCGCAAGAACGGCTTCAGGTCCGTCCTGATCGGCCTCTCGGGCGGCATCGACTCGGCGCTCGTGGCGGCCATCGCCTGCGACGCCGTGGGCGCGGAGAACGTGTACGGCCTCGCCATGCCGTCGCGCTACTCGTCGGAGCACTCCCTGGACGACGCGCGGGAGCTGGCCGACCGCACGGGTCTGTCGCTGCGGACCGTCCCGATCGGACCGATGTTCGACGCGTACATGGCCTCCGTCGAGTTGACCGGGCTGGCCGAGGAGAACCTCCAGTCGCGCCTGCGCGGCACGCTGCTGATGGCCGTCTCCAACCAGGAGGGGCACCTCGTCCTCGCGCCGGGCAACAAGAGCGAGCTGGCCGTCGGCTACTCGACGCTCTACGGCGACTCGGTCGGCGCCTACGGCCCGATCAAGGACCTGTACAAGACGGGCGTCTACCGGCTCGCCCGCTGGCGGAACGATGCGGCGGCCCGAAGCGGCGGGACGCCCCCGATCCCGGAGAACTCGATCACCAAGCCGCCGAGCGCCGAGCTGAGCCCGGGCCAGGTGGACACCGACTCCCTGCCGGACTACGACACGCTGGACCGCGTGCTGGAGATGTACGTCGACGGCGACCGGGGCCGGGCGGAGATCGTCGCCGCCGGGTTCGGCCCGGACCTCGTGACGCGCGTGCTGAAGCTCGTCGACACGGCCGAGTACAAGCGGCGCCAGTACCCGCCGGGCACGAAGATCTCCCCGAAGGGCTTCGGCAAGGACCGGCGCCTGCCGATCACGAACCGCTGGCGCGAGGACGGCCTGCCCGGCTGA
- the npdG gene encoding NADPH-dependent F420 reductase: MSDTPPAPKAPPKDPWDLPDVSDLVVGVLGGTGDQGRGLAHRFARVGQRVVIGSRTAERATAAAEEITADLAAPGAPDTAAAGEVTGADNAACARASDVVIVAVPWDGHRATLEGLRGDLAGKLVVDCVNPLGFDKHGAYALVPEEGSAAQQAAAILPDSRVTAAFHHLSAVLLRDPSVGAIDTDVLVLGDRRADCEIVQALAGRIEGMRGIYAGRLRNAHQVEALVANLISTNRRYKAHAGLRVTDL; encoded by the coding sequence ATGAGCGACACCCCGCCCGCGCCGAAGGCGCCGCCGAAAGATCCCTGGGACCTGCCGGACGTCTCCGACCTCGTCGTCGGTGTCCTCGGCGGCACCGGCGACCAGGGCCGCGGCCTCGCGCACCGGTTCGCCCGCGTCGGCCAGCGCGTCGTCATCGGCTCCCGCACGGCGGAGCGCGCCACCGCGGCCGCCGAGGAGATCACCGCCGACCTCGCGGCGCCCGGCGCCCCGGACACCGCGGCCGCAGGCGAGGTCACCGGCGCGGACAACGCCGCCTGCGCCCGCGCGAGCGACGTCGTGATCGTCGCCGTGCCCTGGGACGGCCACCGCGCCACCCTGGAGGGCCTGCGCGGTGACCTCGCGGGCAAGCTCGTCGTGGACTGCGTCAACCCGCTCGGCTTCGACAAGCACGGCGCCTACGCGCTCGTCCCCGAGGAGGGCAGCGCCGCCCAGCAGGCCGCCGCGATCCTGCCGGACTCCCGCGTCACCGCCGCGTTCCACCACCTGTCGGCCGTCCTGCTGCGCGACCCGTCCGTCGGCGCCATCGACACCGACGTCCTCGTCCTCGGCGACCGCCGGGCCGACTGCGAGATCGTGCAGGCGCTGGCCGGCCGCATCGAGGGCATGCGCGGGATCTACGCGGGCCGCCTCCGCAACGCCCACCAGGTCGAGGCGCTCGTCGCGAACCTCATCTCCACCAACCGGCGCTACAAGGCCCACGCCGGCCTGCGCGTCACCGATCTCTAG
- a CDS encoding endonuclease/exonuclease/phosphatase family protein — MRRLLRRGCCGDAGTSGRGGWGDRTGRWRRGLWPTALALALALLMLLHSRVPNSLGNLGSLLQTFLPWLGLAVPVLLLCALLRRSFTALIAVLLPVLVWLNLFGGLLVDKTGPGGALMIVSHNVDADNPDPEGTARRLADSGADLIALQEVPPDAVAGYEDALAAGYPYHSVQGTVGLWSRYPMGDGEPVDIGMDWPRAMRAVVDTDFGDVAVFVAHLPSVRVQFRAGFTAGQRDEAAELLGRAVAEEEVPLALVAGDLNGTMNDGALAPLTSKLRSTQGAAGAGFGFSWPAAFPMARIDQILVRDLEPVSSWTLPGTGSDHLPVAARVSP, encoded by the coding sequence CTGCGCCGGCTGCTGCGGCGCGGCTGCTGCGGCGACGCGGGGACGTCCGGGCGCGGCGGCTGGGGCGACCGTACGGGCCGGTGGCGCCGCGGACTGTGGCCCACCGCGCTCGCCCTCGCCCTCGCGCTCCTGATGCTGCTGCACTCCCGCGTGCCCAACAGCCTGGGCAATCTCGGCAGCCTCCTCCAGACGTTCCTGCCGTGGCTCGGCCTCGCGGTGCCCGTCCTCCTGCTGTGCGCGCTGCTGCGCCGCTCGTTCACCGCCCTCATCGCCGTGCTGCTGCCCGTCCTCGTCTGGCTGAACCTCTTCGGCGGCCTGCTCGTGGACAAGACGGGCCCCGGCGGCGCGCTCATGATCGTCAGCCACAACGTGGACGCGGACAACCCCGACCCCGAGGGCACCGCCCGGCGGCTCGCCGACTCCGGCGCCGACCTCATCGCCCTCCAGGAGGTGCCGCCGGACGCGGTCGCCGGGTACGAGGACGCCCTCGCCGCCGGCTACCCGTACCACTCCGTGCAGGGCACGGTCGGCCTGTGGAGCCGCTACCCGATGGGTGACGGCGAGCCGGTCGACATCGGGATGGACTGGCCGCGCGCCATGCGGGCCGTCGTCGACACGGACTTCGGCGACGTGGCCGTCTTCGTGGCGCACCTCCCGTCGGTCCGGGTGCAGTTCAGGGCCGGCTTCACGGCCGGGCAGCGCGACGAGGCGGCGGAGCTGCTCGGCCGGGCCGTCGCCGAGGAGGAGGTTCCGCTCGCCCTCGTCGCCGGCGACCTCAACGGCACGATGAACGACGGCGCGCTCGCCCCGCTGACGTCGAAGCTGCGCTCCACCCAGGGCGCGGCGGGCGCCGGGTTCGGCTTCTCGTGGCCCGCGGCGTTCCCCATGGCGCGCATCGACCAGATCCTCGTGCGGGACCTGGAGCCGGTGTCGTCCTGGACGCTCCCCGGGACGGGCAGCGACCACCTGCCGGTGGCAGCCCGCGTCAGCCCGTAG
- a CDS encoding carbohydrate ABC transporter permease, whose product MASHEPRFRVRFTWVHGAALLIAAFVAAPLYWMAVSSLKPQDEIGANPPTVWPDHATLANYRDAFVENNFGVYLLNSAVVSVTATILVLGLSTFAGYALARLPLRGKAPVMISLLMISLFPTIALAAPLFLLMRDLGWLNSYQGLIIVYAALNVPFAVWILRNFFLGIPKEMEEVAWVDGASPLRTVLTIIIPQAAPGVFTAAIFTFTACWTEFLIALTLNTADRFRTMPVGLALFGSQFTVPYGTIFAAATVSVLPIALLVLVFRRAVVSGLTSGAVKG is encoded by the coding sequence ATGGCGTCGCACGAGCCACGTTTCCGGGTGCGCTTCACCTGGGTCCACGGCGCCGCGCTGCTCATCGCCGCGTTCGTCGCCGCGCCGCTGTACTGGATGGCGGTCAGCTCCCTCAAGCCGCAGGACGAGATCGGCGCGAACCCGCCGACCGTGTGGCCCGACCACGCGACGCTCGCGAACTACCGGGACGCGTTCGTCGAGAACAACTTCGGCGTCTACCTGCTGAACTCCGCCGTCGTCTCCGTCACCGCGACGATCCTGGTGCTGGGCCTCAGCACCTTCGCCGGCTACGCGCTGGCACGCCTGCCCCTGCGCGGCAAGGCGCCGGTCATGATCTCGCTGCTGATGATCTCGCTGTTCCCCACGATCGCGCTGGCGGCGCCCCTTTTCCTGCTGATGCGCGATCTGGGCTGGCTCAACAGCTACCAGGGCCTGATCATCGTGTACGCGGCGCTGAACGTGCCGTTCGCCGTCTGGATCCTGCGGAACTTCTTCCTCGGGATCCCGAAGGAGATGGAGGAGGTCGCATGGGTGGACGGCGCGTCGCCGCTGCGCACCGTGCTGACCATCATCATCCCGCAGGCGGCGCCCGGCGTGTTCACGGCGGCGATCTTCACCTTCACCGCGTGCTGGACGGAGTTCCTCATCGCGCTGACCCTGAACACGGCCGACCGTTTCCGGACGATGCCGGTGGGACTCGCGCTGTTCGGCAGCCAGTTCACCGTGCCGTACGGGACGATCTTCGCGGCGGCCACGGTCTCGGTCCTGCCGATCGCCCTGCTGGTGCTGGTGTTCCGCCGCGCCGTGGTGTCGGGGCTGACGTCGGGCGCCGTGAAGGGCTGA
- a CDS encoding ABC transporter substrate-binding protein encodes MPCSARHPPKEYVLGTSNRRARATVFCVITVLLASACGGSGDGSAAVEPRAVGPAKGSITWYAINFGPEGLPQKLIDAFEEKHPDITVTYQPAPNNTDTMRATLTTEISGGSGAVDVYNGDLVWPAQFGDATLALPLDEHLPDGYWDRFEEERSRTTEYEGEHVAVPFYSDSGFLYYRKDLLEKHDLPVPKTWEDLAETAAKLQDSGDVRYGYVGQWANYEGLTVNWSELSAAGGGRSVSADGQRPAIDSPENERVLSFMRGMIEDGVAPPATTSFQEQQSLQTFLEGDAAFHRNWAHGWGESNNPETSHIVGKVGLSPLPAFEGEDGPGPSGAGGWNLMVNPHSEALGASLAFVEWMTGPEAQRILAENTVIPALSEVLHDKDLQRDNPALAAAADVPVVSRPADTPRYPQISRGIYTHLNAALAGSATPKDALRAAADDIGRALDGRAL; translated from the coding sequence ATGCCCTGTTCCGCGCGCCATCCACCCAAGGAGTACGTCCTGGGCACGTCCAACCGCAGAGCACGGGCCACGGTGTTCTGTGTCATCACGGTCCTGCTGGCATCGGCCTGCGGCGGCTCGGGTGATGGCTCGGCGGCGGTCGAGCCCCGGGCGGTCGGCCCCGCGAAGGGTTCCATCACCTGGTACGCGATCAACTTCGGCCCCGAGGGGCTGCCGCAGAAGCTGATCGACGCGTTCGAGGAGAAACACCCGGACATCACCGTCACCTACCAGCCCGCGCCCAACAACACCGACACCATGCGGGCGACGCTGACCACCGAGATCTCCGGCGGCTCCGGCGCCGTGGACGTCTACAACGGCGACCTCGTGTGGCCCGCGCAGTTCGGTGACGCGACCCTCGCCCTGCCGCTGGACGAGCACCTGCCGGACGGCTACTGGGACCGGTTCGAGGAGGAACGCTCCCGCACCACGGAGTACGAGGGGGAGCACGTCGCCGTCCCCTTCTACAGCGACTCCGGCTTCCTCTACTACCGTAAGGACCTGCTGGAGAAGCACGACCTGCCGGTGCCGAAGACCTGGGAGGACCTCGCCGAGACGGCGGCGAAGCTCCAGGACAGCGGGGACGTGCGCTACGGCTACGTCGGCCAGTGGGCCAACTACGAGGGCCTCACCGTCAACTGGAGCGAGCTGTCGGCCGCCGGCGGCGGGCGCAGCGTGTCGGCGGACGGGCAGCGGCCCGCCATCGACTCGCCGGAGAACGAGCGGGTCCTGTCGTTCATGCGCGGCATGATCGAGGACGGTGTGGCGCCCCCGGCGACCACCAGCTTCCAGGAGCAGCAGTCGCTCCAGACGTTCCTTGAGGGCGACGCCGCGTTCCACCGGAACTGGGCGCACGGCTGGGGCGAGTCGAACAACCCGGAGACCTCGCACATCGTGGGCAAGGTCGGCCTGTCGCCGCTGCCGGCGTTCGAGGGCGAGGACGGCCCGGGGCCGTCCGGGGCCGGCGGCTGGAACCTCATGGTGAACCCCCACAGCGAGGCCCTCGGCGCGTCCCTGGCGTTCGTCGAGTGGATGACCGGTCCCGAGGCCCAGCGCATCCTCGCCGAGAACACCGTGATCCCCGCCCTCAGCGAGGTGCTGCACGACAAGGACCTCCAGCGCGACAACCCCGCGCTCGCCGCCGCCGCCGACGTGCCGGTCGTCTCCCGCCCCGCGGACACGCCCCGCTACCCGCAGATCAGCCGCGGCATCTACACGCACCTCAACGCCGCGCTCGCCGGGTCCGCCACCCCGAAGGACGCCCTGCGGGCCGCGGCGGACGACATCGGACGAGCACTGGACGGCCGGGCGCTGTGA
- a CDS encoding sugar ABC transporter permease, which translates to MSDDLPEGAPPAGGPPPDDAGTPSYVPRGDTAGGVRGSTAATAAPPGGEGGRLRRAGRHQSLLERRFARMGWFFAAPALVVVLAVTLFPIGFSVAMSLSDVTVSSNGFHLSGVTTDNYTLLLGSARWQHALAFTVLYTVGTVVAELVLGTLIALVLERLSGSRGWMMALLLLPWAMITVVSAQLWAYMYNGVYGVLTAVSEGLTGEARQFLGTPGPAILSMAAADVWKTTPFVAIIVLAGLMMLPKDVVEAAKVDGAGAWTAFWRVRLPLLRPALVIAVLFRILQAFGIFDLPFVLTGGGPGNATESLALLGWQVMFTNLDFGPGAAVAASTAGLVLVGCLLFLRAFKARVGDEESTA; encoded by the coding sequence GTGAGCGACGACCTCCCCGAGGGCGCACCCCCGGCCGGCGGGCCACCGCCCGACGACGCCGGGACGCCGTCGTACGTGCCGCGCGGCGACACGGCGGGCGGCGTGCGCGGCAGCACCGCCGCCACGGCCGCCCCGCCCGGCGGCGAGGGCGGCCGGCTCCGGCGCGCGGGCCGGCACCAGTCGCTGCTGGAGCGCCGCTTCGCCCGGATGGGCTGGTTCTTCGCCGCCCCGGCGCTCGTGGTCGTGCTCGCGGTGACGCTGTTCCCCATCGGGTTCTCCGTCGCGATGAGCCTGAGCGACGTGACGGTCTCGTCGAACGGCTTCCACCTGTCCGGCGTGACCACCGACAACTACACGCTGCTCCTCGGGTCGGCGCGCTGGCAGCACGCACTGGCGTTCACGGTGCTGTACACGGTCGGCACGGTGGTGGCCGAGCTGGTCCTCGGGACGCTCATCGCGCTCGTCCTCGAACGCCTCTCCGGCAGCCGCGGCTGGATGATGGCGCTGCTGCTCCTGCCCTGGGCCATGATCACGGTCGTGTCCGCGCAGCTGTGGGCGTACATGTACAACGGCGTCTACGGCGTCCTGACCGCCGTCTCCGAGGGACTGACGGGCGAGGCGCGGCAGTTCCTCGGCACGCCGGGTCCCGCCATCCTGTCGATGGCCGCGGCCGACGTGTGGAAGACGACGCCGTTCGTGGCGATCATCGTGCTCGCCGGCCTCATGATGCTGCCGAAGGACGTCGTGGAGGCGGCCAAGGTGGACGGCGCGGGGGCCTGGACGGCGTTCTGGCGGGTGCGGCTGCCGCTGCTGCGGCCTGCGCTCGTGATCGCGGTGCTGTTCCGCATCCTCCAGGCGTTCGGGATCTTCGACCTGCCGTTCGTCCTGACCGGCGGCGGCCCGGGCAACGCCACCGAGTCACTGGCGCTGCTGGGCTGGCAGGTCATGTTCACCAACCTCGACTTCGGCCCCGGCGCGGCCGTCGCGGCGAGCACGGCCGGCCTGGTCCTGGTGGGGTGCCTGCTGTTCCTCAGGGCGTTCAAGGCCCGGGTGGGCGACGAGGAGAGCACCGCGTGA
- the map gene encoding type I methionyl aminopeptidase: MSGQSLLTPGTISPRRSVPSAIPRPEYVGRPAPARYTGPHVQDAETVERMRVAGRIAARAMAEAAARIAPGVTTDELDAVAHAYLCDHGAYPSTLGYRGFPKSLCTSVNEVICHGIPDSTVLRAGDIVNLDVTAFVGGVHGDTNATYLVGGEDAVDEESRLLVERTRESLDRAIKAVRPGRRVNVIGRVIESYAKRFGYGVVRDFTGHGVHTAFHSGLIIPHYDDPNATLELEPGMTFTIEPMLTLGTHEWEMWDDNWTVVTRDLRRTAQFEHTLVVTDGGAEILTLP; encoded by the coding sequence ATGTCTGGCCAGTCACTCCTCACCCCCGGCACGATCTCCCCGCGGCGTTCCGTCCCCTCGGCCATCCCCCGGCCGGAGTACGTCGGGCGGCCCGCGCCGGCCCGCTACACCGGGCCGCACGTCCAGGACGCGGAGACGGTGGAGCGGATGCGGGTCGCCGGGCGGATCGCGGCCCGGGCGATGGCCGAGGCCGCGGCGCGCATCGCGCCGGGCGTGACGACGGACGAGCTGGACGCGGTCGCGCACGCCTATCTGTGCGACCACGGCGCGTACCCCTCGACCCTGGGCTACCGGGGATTCCCCAAGTCTCTGTGCACCTCGGTGAACGAGGTCATCTGCCACGGCATCCCCGACTCGACGGTGCTGCGCGCCGGCGACATCGTGAACCTGGACGTGACCGCCTTCGTCGGCGGCGTCCACGGCGACACCAACGCCACCTACCTCGTGGGCGGCGAGGACGCGGTGGACGAGGAGTCGCGGCTGCTGGTGGAGCGGACCCGCGAGTCGCTGGACCGGGCGATCAAGGCGGTGCGCCCCGGCCGGCGCGTGAACGTGATCGGCCGCGTCATCGAGTCGTACGCGAAGCGCTTCGGCTACGGCGTGGTGCGCGACTTCACCGGGCACGGCGTCCACACCGCGTTCCACTCCGGGCTGATCATCCCCCATTACGACGATCCGAACGCGACGCTGGAACTGGAGCCCGGCATGACGTTCACGATCGAGCCGATGCTCACCCTCGGCACGCACGAGTGGGAGATGTGGGACGACAACTGGACGGTCGTCACGCGCGACCTGCGGCGCACCGCCCAGTTCGAACACACGCTCGTCGTGACGGACGGCGGCGCCGAGATCCTGACGCTGCCCTGA
- the panB gene encoding 3-methyl-2-oxobutanoate hydroxymethyltransferase → MTPSTPAKAPAGAAVTPTLYGGRGSRRVTVRDIAAAKARGEKWPMLTAYDAMTASVFDEAGIPVMLVGDSAGNAHLGYDSTVPVTLEQMTMLSAAVVRGTRRAMIVADLPFGSYQESATQALRSATHLVKEAGVGAVKLEGGERSADQIRLLVEAGIPVMAHVGLTPQSVHAFGGHPVQGRGEEAAQQLLRDAKAVQDAGAFAVVLELVTAPLAAEVTRSLHIPTVGIGAGPDCDAQVLVWTDMAGMTDWPGGRTPRFVKQFAQLRTALGDAARSYAEEVVGGTYPADEHSFR, encoded by the coding sequence ATGACGCCATCCACGCCTGCGAAGGCGCCGGCCGGTGCGGCCGTGACGCCGACGCTCTACGGTGGCCGCGGCAGCCGCCGCGTGACCGTACGGGACATAGCGGCCGCGAAGGCGCGCGGCGAGAAGTGGCCGATGCTGACCGCGTACGACGCGATGACGGCCTCGGTGTTCGACGAGGCCGGGATCCCGGTCATGCTCGTCGGTGACTCGGCGGGCAACGCCCACCTCGGCTACGACAGCACGGTTCCGGTGACGCTGGAGCAGATGACGATGCTGTCGGCGGCCGTCGTGCGCGGGACGCGGCGGGCCATGATCGTGGCGGACCTGCCGTTCGGCTCGTACCAGGAGAGCGCCACGCAGGCGCTGCGCAGCGCGACGCACCTGGTCAAGGAGGCCGGGGTCGGCGCGGTCAAGCTGGAGGGCGGCGAGCGGTCGGCCGACCAGATCCGGCTGCTGGTCGAGGCCGGCATCCCGGTGATGGCCCATGTCGGGCTGACGCCGCAGTCCGTCCACGCCTTCGGCGGCCATCCGGTCCAGGGGCGGGGCGAGGAGGCCGCGCAGCAGCTCCTGCGGGACGCGAAGGCGGTGCAGGACGCGGGCGCGTTCGCCGTGGTCCTGGAACTGGTGACGGCGCCGCTCGCGGCCGAGGTCACGCGCAGCCTGCACATCCCGACGGTGGGCATCGGCGCGGGTCCCGACTGCGACGCGCAGGTCCTGGTGTGGACGGACATGGCCGGCATGACGGACTGGCCCGGCGGGCGCACGCCCCGGTTCGTGAAGCAGTTCGCGCAGTTGCGGACGGCGCTCGGCGACGCGGCGCGGTCCTACGCGGAGGAGGTCGTCGGCGGGACGTACCCGGCCGATGAGCACAGCTTCCGCTGA